CTCTGGACGACGCTGTGGGTGGACGGGGGCGCGGGACCCCTGGCCTCGCGCCTGACCACCTGGGCCTGGCGTGGGGTCCTGGCCGTCGTCGGCCGTCGGCGCCACGGGGCGCTCAGCCTGTTCGGCCCCACGATCATCGTCACCGTGGTCGTCACCTGGGTCCTCATGGTGTGGGCCGGGTGGGTGTTCGTCTTCGCGAGCGACCCCGGCTGGCTCGTGACCGGCAACGAGCCCCAGGTCCCGGCCGGCTGGGCGGGACGGATCTGGTTCGTGGCCTACGCCATGTCCACCATGGGGAACGGAGACATCGTGCCCAACGGCGGCGTTGCGCAGATCGCCGCCTCGCTGACCACGCTGAGCGGGTTCTTCCTGGCGACCCTGGTGATCAGCTACCTCCTCGCGGTGCTCGGGGCCGTGGTGGCCAAGCGGGCCTTCGCGGGCCAGGTGTCCGGGCTGGGGAAGACGGCGGAGGAGTTCCTGACGAGCGCGTGGGACGGGGAGAGCTTCCGCACCCTCGACCTGCCGCTCAACTCCTTCTCCGGCCTCCTGGGG
Above is a genomic segment from Longimicrobiaceae bacterium containing:
- a CDS encoding ion channel, which translates into the protein MFRSGRAVRPVHPHRRPTLGIAWLVLGIALLLLVFLDALWTTLWVDGGAGPLASRLTTWAWRGVLAVVGRRRHGALSLFGPTIIVTVVVTWVLMVWAGWVFVFASDPGWLVTGNEPQVPAGWAGRIWFVAYAMSTMGNGDIVPNGGVAQIAASLTTLSGFFLATLVISYLLAVLGAVVAKRAFAGQVSGLGKTAEEFLTSAWDGESFRTLDLPLNSFSGLLGALTEQYLSFPVLQYYHGARPAKSPAVGIVVLDEALTILRYGVPEPYRPNAAVLHGARAGVRSYLETLKSAFIDPADEAPPPPDLGRLREAGIPTVSDAEFAGALDDLRDRRRELLGLLRNDGWDWSDR